The Triticum aestivum cultivar Chinese Spring chromosome 3A, IWGSC CS RefSeq v2.1, whole genome shotgun sequence genome includes a region encoding these proteins:
- the LOC123058730 gene encoding uncharacterized protein, giving the protein MTATSTSRAPRRPRIRSRAPPPTPIRTARGARSAAADELVLAEFLEASQRVPALTLPLPRKKRFDFPAPPPAPDIQSRGLLSGEAAAARTAVGAAAEAGAFRVGGTVGAGEVRAAVEAGEAVFGAPERVKRELGRLFQRRDRVVGEELYLPWPVSSEVDRLLEAALPGSTYRAFREKMDVIASKMEDLARCVVTVLSDNVKNPKDSALPREAPSVLCLTLYNCNKLKTRWGEFGTTDRPDSYALSVHLSGRDQQICLRNLGGSTFFNLPAGSALVTIGKQIQEWSNGEFKSAVGEILFELTDEPNPFMSLELLYSPGDLRLCEVGRHASCIDRPPKTVPLRDQIFIALVLLVLYYLFW; this is encoded by the exons ATGACGGCGACGTCGAcgtcgagggctccgcggcgcccCCGCATCCgctcccgcgcgccgccgcccacgccgatCCGGACGGCCCGTGGCGCGCGCTCCGCCGCGGCCGACGAGCTCGTCCTCGCCGAGTTCCTCGAGGCCTCCCAGCGCGTCCCCGCCCTCACCCTGCCCCTGCCCAGGAAGAAGCGCTTCGACTTCCCGGCTCCCCCGCCGGCCCCGGACATCCAATCGCGGGGCCTGCTGTCGGGCGAGGCGGCCGCCGCGCGGACGGCTGTTGGCGCCGCCGCGGAGGCCGGCGCGTTCCGCGTGGGCGGGACGGTCGGGGCCGGCGAGGTGCGCGCTGCCGTGGAGGCCGGGGAGGCGGTGTTCGGGGCGCCGGAGCGGGTGAAGCGGGAGCTGGGGAGGTTGTTCCAGAGGAGGGATCGGGTCGTCGGGGAGGAGCTCtacttgccatggccggtgagctcggAGGTGGATCGGTTGCTGGAGGCGGCCCTGCCCGGCTCGACGTACCGAGCGTTCAG GGAGAAGATGGACGTTATCGCGTCTAAAATGGAGGACCTCGCAAGATGTGTGGTCACAGTTCTATCTGACAACGTCAAGAACCCGAAAGACTCTGCTCTGCCTAGAGAAGCCCCATCGGTTCTCTGTCTAACGCTGTATAACTGCAACAAGTTGAAAACACGTTGGGGAGAGTTTGGCACCACCGATCGTCCAGACTCGTACGCCCTGAGCGTCCACCTCTCCGGACGCGACCAGCAAATTTGCCTCCGGAACCTGGGCGGGTCGACCTTTTTCAATCTGCCGGCTGGCTCTGCGCTTGTTACGATCGGCAAGCAGATTCAG GAATGGTCCAATGGGGAGTTCAAGAGCGCTGTTGGCGAGATACTGTTCGAGCTGACCGACGAGCCAAACCCGTTCATGTCTCTGGAACTCTTGTACTCTCCAGGAGACCTGCGTCTCTGTGAGGTCGGGCGGCACGCTAGCTGCATTGACCGTCCTCCCAAGACTGTTCCTTTGAGGGACCAGATTTTCATTGCGCTGGTTCTGCTGGTTTTGTACTACCTCTTCTGGTGA